The genomic region GGAGAATACGGCGGCACCCTCAAACGGGCGATCGCCGCCTTTAAGTACGAAGATTGTCCCCAACTGGCGCGTCCCCTCGGTCACGCGATCGCCGAATCTTGGCTCAAGTCTCCGCTAGTTCCGGGCGATCGTCTCACCGTCGTTCCGATTCCTTTACACCCGGAAAAACTGAAAGCACGGGGATTTAACCAAGCCGAACTGCTCGCCCGTCACTTTTGCGACCTGACCGGATTGCCTTTACAAGCCCACGGATTGAGCCGCCAACGCCAAACCCAAGCCCTTTTCGGTCTCTCCCCGGAACGGCGACAAGCGGAACTCGCGGGCGCCCTCAGTCTCGGTAAAGGCTTTCAACGCCAACCCCCGCCGGGAGGGGTGTTATTATTTGACGATATTTATACTTCTGGCAGTACCTGCCGCGAGGCGATCCGGGTACTGGCAAAATACGGCATTCGGACGAGTGGGATAGTGGCGATCGCGAGCAGTCGGAGAAAAGGGGTTTAGATTGTAGGTTGCAGTTGCCTTTTGAGTTTTCTTCTGCCTCATCCTTTCCTAACGTTTCCTCAAAAAGGCTTCCAAGGTGGGGCGATCGGGTAACGAGGGCTGGGCGCCTGCTTTGGTGGCGGACAAGGCCCCTGCGGCTGCACCGTAAATTAAGGTCTCTTGTAACGAAAAACCTCGGACGATCGCCGCCGCGATCGCCCCATTGAAAGCATCCCCTGCCGCCACCGTGTCCACCGCCTCCACCGGGAACGCCGGGATCGCGATCGTCTCGTCTTTACTACAACAAACCACTCCTTTCGCCCCTAACTTGACGATCGCCCGACCGACACCGCGACGGCATAACTCCATTGCCGCTTGGCGTGCAGCTTCCACGTCGTGCACCCGAATTCCCGTCAATTGGCTGGCTTCAGTTTCGTTAGGGGTAATCCAGTCCAGCAAAGGATAAAGGCTGTCCGGCAAATCCGATCGCGCCGGGGCCGGATCGAGAATCACCGTCACTCCCGCTTGTTTCGCCCGTCTCGCCGCCGCTTCTACCGCCGCCAGGGGGATTTCCAGTTGCAATAGCAGCACTTTTGCCGTCGGTAAAACTTCGGCGAGGCGATCCACGTCGGTCTCGTCCACCCGTCCGTTGGCCCCGGGAATGACGGCGATCGTGTTTTCGCCGCTCTGTTCCACGGTAATCATGGCAACGCCGGAACCGATCGCCGGATCTTTGAGGAGGCGATCGGTTTGCACCTTCGCACTTTGTAGACTTTCCACCAGAATCTCGGCAAAAT from Oxynema aestuarii AP17 harbors:
- a CDS encoding ComF family protein; its protein translation is MSGWQRGWRAILDLFLKSNCPLCDRPTPNVLCPQCDRQLQRAQFPRSQQYRRQNPPLFVWGEYGGTLKRAIAAFKYEDCPQLARPLGHAIAESWLKSPLVPGDRLTVVPIPLHPEKLKARGFNQAELLARHFCDLTGLPLQAHGLSRQRQTQALFGLSPERRQAELAGALSLGKGFQRQPPPGGVLLFDDIYTSGSTCREAIRVLAKYGIRTSGIVAIASSRRKGV
- the rbsK gene encoding ribokinase; this translates as MNPQHPSINPECLVFGSLNLDLVATTPRLPQPGETITGDRFSMVPGGKGANQAVAAARLGVATAIVGRVGGDNFAEILVESLQSAKVQTDRLLKDPAIGSGVAMITVEQSGENTIAVIPGANGRVDETDVDRLAEVLPTAKVLLLQLEIPLAAVEAAARRAKQAGVTVILDPAPARSDLPDSLYPLLDWITPNETEASQLTGIRVHDVEAARQAAMELCRRGVGRAIVKLGAKGVVCCSKDETIAIPAFPVEAVDTVAAGDAFNGAIAAAIVRGFSLQETLIYGAAAGALSATKAGAQPSLPDRPTLEAFLRKR